The following coding sequences lie in one Pseudarthrobacter phenanthrenivorans Sphe3 genomic window:
- a CDS encoding DEAD/DEAH box helicase, producing MPENHNDATAETATASIEFTEPAAPAAEAAPAPAETPEAAPAEAPAKVEEAPAAPAAKAEDDEEEGIKFADLGIDGRVLAALQDVGYEKPSPIQAATIPLLLEGRDVVGLAQTGTGKTAAFAVPALSRLAELHDLNGPSRKTQALVLAPTRELALQVAEAFTSYAKHIDDFTVLPVYGGSAYGPQLAGLRRGAQVVVGTPGRVIDHISKGSLDLSELQYLVLDEADEMLRMGFAEDVEQIFQQTPSDRQVALFSATMPSQIRRMSKQYLNNPAEISVKSKTTTGANTRQRYLQVMGPHKLDAMTRILEVEEFDGVIAFVRTKMATEDLADKLKSRGFQAAAINGDIPQQQRERTVDALKEGRIDILVATDVAARGLDVERISHVINYDIPHDTESYVHRIGRTGRAGRSGDAILFMTPREKYLLRSIEKATRQPVEQMHLPTAETVNTLRLGKFAERITETLASEDVAPFRDLIASYEEEHNVPASEIAAALAVMAQGGQPLLVKELPAAPEFQKRERSKDGFGSRGPTRALTEGNATYRIAVGRRQRVMPGSIVGAIANEGGISSAQIGGIDIRSDHSLVELPADLSPEQLRALSRTRIGGELIHLELDNGRKPSGERGSYQGNRGGDRGGNFKGNGGFKKEFRKNDGERSSADRGGRSYSERSSFGADSGASRGQASDSRFGGHGDGSRKPRHGNEGGQRDFNRKGKW from the coding sequence ATGCCCGAAAATCACAACGACGCCACTGCTGAGACAGCAACTGCCAGCATCGAATTCACCGAGCCCGCTGCTCCCGCAGCCGAGGCCGCTCCGGCACCCGCCGAAACCCCTGAAGCAGCTCCTGCCGAAGCCCCCGCAAAGGTTGAGGAAGCCCCCGCCGCTCCCGCCGCCAAGGCTGAGGACGACGAGGAAGAGGGCATCAAGTTCGCCGACCTCGGCATCGACGGCCGCGTCCTCGCCGCCCTGCAGGATGTCGGCTACGAAAAGCCTTCCCCCATCCAGGCAGCAACCATCCCGCTGCTGCTCGAAGGCCGCGACGTCGTGGGCCTCGCCCAGACCGGCACCGGTAAGACTGCAGCATTCGCAGTACCGGCACTGTCCCGCCTGGCCGAGCTCCACGACCTCAATGGCCCGTCCCGCAAGACCCAGGCCCTGGTCCTGGCTCCCACCCGTGAGCTGGCCCTCCAGGTTGCCGAGGCCTTCACCTCGTATGCCAAGCACATCGACGACTTCACCGTCCTCCCCGTGTACGGCGGCTCCGCCTACGGCCCCCAGCTCGCCGGCCTGCGCCGCGGTGCCCAGGTTGTCGTCGGTACCCCCGGCCGCGTGATCGACCACATCTCCAAGGGTTCCCTGGACCTGTCCGAGCTCCAGTACCTGGTGCTGGATGAGGCCGACGAGATGCTGCGCATGGGCTTCGCCGAAGACGTGGAGCAGATCTTCCAGCAGACCCCGTCCGACCGTCAGGTTGCGCTGTTCTCGGCCACCATGCCGAGCCAGATCCGCCGCATGTCCAAGCAGTACCTGAACAACCCGGCCGAGATCTCCGTCAAGTCCAAGACCACCACCGGCGCCAACACCCGGCAGCGGTACCTGCAGGTCATGGGCCCGCACAAGCTCGACGCCATGACCCGCATCCTCGAAGTTGAAGAGTTCGACGGCGTCATCGCCTTCGTGCGCACCAAGATGGCTACCGAGGACCTGGCTGACAAGCTGAAGTCCCGCGGTTTCCAGGCCGCTGCGATCAACGGCGACATTCCGCAGCAGCAGCGCGAGCGCACCGTGGACGCACTGAAGGAAGGCCGCATCGACATCCTCGTGGCCACCGACGTCGCCGCCCGTGGCCTTGACGTGGAGCGCATCAGCCACGTCATCAACTACGACATCCCGCACGACACCGAGTCCTACGTGCACCGCATCGGCCGCACCGGCCGTGCAGGCCGTTCCGGCGACGCCATCCTGTTCATGACGCCGCGTGAGAAGTACCTGCTGCGTTCCATCGAGAAGGCCACGCGCCAGCCGGTGGAGCAGATGCACCTGCCCACGGCGGAAACCGTGAACACCCTCCGCCTGGGCAAGTTCGCCGAGCGCATCACGGAAACTCTGGCCTCCGAGGACGTGGCTCCGTTCCGCGACCTCATCGCCTCCTACGAGGAAGAGCACAACGTGCCCGCCTCGGAGATCGCCGCAGCCCTTGCCGTCATGGCGCAGGGCGGGCAGCCGCTCCTGGTCAAGGAACTGCCGGCAGCTCCGGAGTTTCAGAAGCGCGAGCGCTCCAAGGACGGCTTCGGCTCCCGCGGGCCCACCCGCGCGCTCACCGAGGGCAACGCTACGTACCGGATCGCGGTGGGACGCCGCCAGCGCGTCATGCCCGGCTCCATCGTGGGCGCCATTGCCAACGAGGGCGGCATCTCCTCGGCACAGATCGGCGGCATCGACATCCGCTCGGACCACTCCCTGGTGGAGCTCCCGGCGGACCTGAGCCCCGAGCAGCTGCGGGCACTGTCCCGCACCCGGATCGGCGGCGAGCTGATCCACCTCGAACTGGACAACGGCCGCAAGCCCTCCGGCGAGCGCGGCTCCTACCAGGGCAACCGCGGCGGAGACCGGGGCGGCAACTTCAAGGGCAACGGCGGGTTCAAGAAGGAATTCCGGAAGAACGACGGCGAGCGCTCCTCTGCGGACCGCGGAGGCCGCTCGTACAGCGAGCGTTCCTCCTTTGGTGCCGACAGCGGTGCCAGCCGCGGCCAGGCCAGCGACTCCCGCTTCGGCGGCCACG
- a CDS encoding MOSC domain-containing protein — translation METASVLAVCRVHQLLPDASNVGVTAIDKRPAEGPVKVHRLGLQGDIQANRVHHGGPDQALYAYSQEDADFWEGELQRELPPGFFGENLRVAGIDATGTVIGERWKIGLDVEVEVTSPRTPCATFQRRMREPRFVKRFTEEGRVGAYLRVVRTGSIQAGDHIHRLYVPRHGITVGKWFSEPDLEAMEALRDAEADGEIRLQQPEFNQKFEALERQLGR, via the coding sequence ATGGAAACCGCCTCTGTCCTTGCCGTGTGCCGCGTCCACCAGCTCCTTCCGGACGCATCGAACGTAGGCGTGACCGCCATCGACAAGCGTCCCGCCGAAGGCCCGGTCAAGGTGCACCGGTTGGGCCTGCAGGGCGACATCCAGGCCAACCGTGTCCACCATGGCGGGCCGGACCAGGCCCTCTACGCCTACTCGCAGGAGGACGCGGACTTCTGGGAGGGCGAACTCCAGCGCGAGCTGCCGCCGGGTTTCTTCGGTGAAAACCTGCGGGTTGCCGGGATCGATGCCACCGGCACGGTGATCGGAGAGCGCTGGAAGATCGGCCTGGACGTGGAAGTGGAGGTCACCTCGCCGCGCACGCCCTGCGCCACCTTCCAGCGCCGCATGCGCGAGCCGCGGTTCGTCAAGCGTTTCACCGAGGAAGGCCGGGTGGGAGCCTACCTGCGGGTGGTCCGGACGGGGAGCATCCAAGCGGGAGACCATATCCACCGGCTGTACGTCCCCAGGCACGGCATCACCGTGGGCAAGTGGTTCAGCGAGCCTGACCTGGAAGCCATGGAAGCACTGCGCGACGCCGAGGCCGACGGCGAGATCCGCCTGCAGCAGCCGGAGTTTAATCAGAAGTTCGAGGCGCTGGAACGGCAGCTGGGCCGGTAG
- a CDS encoding Tat pathway signal protein yields MDPNKDPDRGRPGGQPAGEGGQPGGDGHGGAKPPPWQVPKPELRPELLNQPVTPVDPFARDRERQLNEEASRKKRSQRRTVVVGLGVTALLAGTITAVVASNQDDPEYAQVCFNEETGERVEDRSCESSAARSGGIYAWYFFSRGAYVPPIGQNRSTAPNYTKTVPSGAKVATGYSTKGGTVSRGGFGTSAKSGTSGGGKVSGG; encoded by the coding sequence ATGGACCCGAACAAGGACCCGGACCGCGGGCGGCCCGGCGGCCAGCCTGCGGGCGAAGGCGGCCAGCCGGGCGGGGACGGGCACGGCGGTGCGAAACCTCCTCCCTGGCAGGTGCCTAAGCCGGAACTGCGCCCGGAACTACTGAACCAGCCGGTCACTCCGGTGGACCCGTTCGCGCGGGACCGCGAACGGCAGCTCAACGAAGAGGCGTCCCGGAAGAAGCGCTCGCAGCGGCGCACCGTCGTCGTGGGCCTCGGCGTCACCGCCCTGCTGGCCGGCACCATCACCGCCGTCGTGGCGAGCAACCAGGACGATCCCGAGTACGCGCAGGTCTGTTTCAATGAAGAAACCGGCGAGCGCGTGGAGGACAGGAGCTGCGAGAGCTCAGCCGCGCGTTCCGGCGGCATCTACGCCTGGTACTTCTTCTCCCGGGGTGCCTACGTTCCGCCCATCGGCCAGAACCGCTCCACGGCTCCCAACTACACCAAAACGGTCCCCAGCGGCGCCAAGGTGGCCACCGGTTACAGCACCAAGGGCGGCACTGTCAGCCGGGGCGGCTTCGGCACCAGCGCCAAGAGCGGCACCAGCGGCGGCGGCAAAGTCTCGGGGGGCTGA
- a CDS encoding glutathionylspermidine synthase family protein, giving the protein MKRLLSDPRPGWKQKIEEQGLVFSTTTMDDGRKVEYWNEAAYYEFTLDEVERLEETAEEMHRMCIEAAKFLATGAMGTIGIGPQALELAAESLQAGDVDVYGRFDFIYDGQGGPAKMLEYNADTPTGLIEAAVAQWFWLQDVFPEKDQWNGIHEALIRQWKKMQYRTGMSTLHVAHSEVEESGEDWMTAAYMRDVASQAGWTTIGINMSDIGWDPNLNRFVDLDNFMISTIFKLYPWELMMKEPFGPRLLERAHNPRWVEPAWKMLLSNKALLAALWHLYPEHPNLLPAFLNEPGPLKEWVAKPLHGREGDNIKIHAAGISLEQPGGYGREGWCYQQYQELPDFDGNHPVLGLWVVDGESVGCGIRESDGPVTDYFCRFVPNTIDAPAPLSAVASSSKAGIAL; this is encoded by the coding sequence GTGAAGCGTTTGCTCTCCGATCCCCGTCCCGGATGGAAACAGAAAATTGAGGAACAGGGGCTGGTGTTCTCCACCACCACCATGGACGACGGGCGGAAGGTCGAATACTGGAACGAGGCTGCCTACTACGAGTTCACCCTCGACGAAGTGGAGCGCCTTGAGGAGACGGCCGAAGAAATGCACCGGATGTGCATCGAGGCGGCAAAGTTCCTGGCCACCGGAGCCATGGGCACCATTGGCATCGGACCGCAGGCTTTGGAGCTGGCCGCGGAGTCCCTGCAGGCCGGGGACGTGGATGTGTACGGCCGCTTCGACTTCATTTACGACGGGCAGGGCGGTCCCGCCAAGATGCTCGAGTACAACGCCGACACTCCCACCGGACTGATCGAGGCCGCGGTGGCGCAGTGGTTCTGGCTCCAGGATGTCTTCCCGGAGAAGGACCAGTGGAACGGCATCCACGAGGCCCTGATCCGGCAGTGGAAAAAGATGCAGTACCGCACCGGCATGAGCACCTTGCACGTGGCGCACTCGGAGGTCGAGGAGTCCGGTGAGGACTGGATGACGGCGGCCTACATGCGGGACGTGGCCAGCCAGGCGGGGTGGACCACCATCGGCATCAACATGTCCGATATCGGCTGGGACCCCAACCTGAACCGTTTCGTGGACCTGGACAACTTCATGATCAGCACCATCTTCAAGCTCTACCCGTGGGAGCTGATGATGAAGGAACCGTTCGGTCCCCGGCTGCTGGAGCGCGCGCACAACCCGCGCTGGGTGGAGCCGGCCTGGAAGATGCTGCTCTCCAACAAGGCGCTGCTCGCAGCGTTGTGGCACCTGTATCCGGAGCATCCCAACCTGCTGCCCGCCTTCCTCAACGAGCCCGGCCCGCTGAAGGAGTGGGTGGCCAAGCCGCTGCACGGCCGCGAGGGCGACAACATCAAGATCCACGCGGCCGGTATCAGCCTGGAACAGCCCGGCGGCTACGGCCGCGAGGGCTGGTGCTACCAGCAGTACCAGGAACTGCCGGATTTTGACGGCAACCATCCCGTCCTGGGCCTGTGGGTGGTGGACGGCGAATCGGTAGGCTGCGGTATCCGCGAATCCGACGGGCCCGTCACGGACTACTTCTGCCGCTTCGTGCCCAACACCATCGACGCGCCCGCGCCGCTTTCGGCCGTGGCTTCCTCCAGCAAAGCAGGTATCGCACTATGA
- a CDS encoding APC family permease, with protein MSTETTTAGGPGGAPGTTVPAKGLRAGILDLGDSVMLGLASTAPVYSLAATLGLIVAVNGNYTPLILLLGFIPVLFIAYAFRELNSAIPDCGTTFTWSRRAFGPWAGWLGGWGVALAGIVVLANLAQVAGQYLWLLVGDGSLAANKALVTATGVLFIAVMTLVNYRGIRLGEHVQRVLTYVQYIALGIFALAIVVRIVAGAPEGQAFDFEWFNPVGAFADPGAVVHGALLALFIYWGWDTCLAVNEETENPSTTPGRGAVISAFVLVAIYVSVALLVMMYATVGSEGIGLGNEANQDDVFLAMRDVVLGPWGWLIVVAVLASVLSSTQTTILPTARGTLSMGVHGALPAKFGEVHPKNQTPGFSTQVMGAAAIAYYVAMSFLSENLLSDSISAISLFIAFYYALTGFACFWYFRGTLRQSARNLWFRGVFPLLGALLLTAAFFISAVQMWDPAYGDTQIFGIGGAFVSGVLLLALGVVLAVVCRFLPATRGYFTGEPSAASPAAGSTSR; from the coding sequence ATGAGCACAGAGACCACGACGGCGGGAGGTCCGGGCGGCGCGCCCGGCACCACCGTCCCGGCGAAGGGCCTCCGCGCGGGCATCCTTGACCTCGGAGATTCAGTCATGCTCGGCCTGGCCTCCACGGCACCGGTGTACTCCCTGGCTGCCACCCTCGGCCTGATCGTGGCAGTCAACGGGAACTACACTCCCCTGATCCTGCTGCTGGGGTTCATCCCCGTCCTGTTCATTGCCTATGCCTTCCGTGAACTGAACAGCGCCATCCCGGACTGCGGCACCACCTTCACCTGGTCCCGCCGTGCCTTCGGCCCATGGGCGGGATGGCTGGGCGGCTGGGGTGTGGCGCTCGCCGGCATCGTGGTCCTGGCCAACCTTGCCCAGGTGGCCGGGCAGTACCTGTGGCTGCTGGTGGGCGACGGATCGCTGGCCGCGAACAAGGCGCTGGTTACTGCCACGGGCGTGCTGTTTATCGCCGTGATGACGCTGGTCAACTACCGGGGCATCCGGCTGGGCGAGCACGTCCAGAGGGTCCTGACCTACGTGCAGTACATTGCGCTGGGCATCTTTGCGCTGGCAATTGTGGTGCGGATAGTTGCGGGTGCACCGGAGGGCCAGGCCTTTGATTTTGAGTGGTTCAACCCGGTGGGTGCCTTTGCGGATCCGGGCGCCGTGGTGCACGGAGCGCTCCTGGCCCTGTTCATCTACTGGGGCTGGGACACCTGCCTGGCCGTCAACGAGGAAACGGAGAACCCCTCCACCACACCGGGCCGGGGCGCCGTGATCTCGGCTTTCGTCCTGGTGGCCATCTACGTCTCCGTTGCACTGCTGGTGATGATGTACGCCACCGTGGGGAGCGAGGGCATCGGCCTGGGCAACGAGGCCAACCAGGACGACGTTTTCCTGGCCATGCGGGACGTGGTGCTGGGCCCCTGGGGCTGGCTGATCGTCGTCGCGGTCCTTGCCTCGGTGCTGTCCTCCACCCAGACCACCATCCTCCCCACGGCCCGCGGCACCCTGTCCATGGGGGTCCACGGAGCCCTGCCCGCCAAATTCGGCGAGGTGCACCCGAAGAACCAGACACCCGGGTTCTCCACCCAGGTGATGGGTGCTGCCGCGATCGCCTATTACGTGGCCATGAGCTTCCTTAGCGAGAACCTCCTCTCTGACTCGATCAGCGCCATCAGCCTGTTCATCGCCTTCTATTACGCGCTTACCGGCTTCGCGTGCTTCTGGTATTTCCGGGGCACCTTGCGCCAGTCCGCACGAAACCTGTGGTTCCGGGGCGTTTTCCCGCTCTTGGGCGCGCTCCTGCTGACGGCCGCCTTCTTCATCTCGGCGGTCCAGATGTGGGACCCGGCCTACGGTGACACCCAGATCTTCGGCATTGGCGGGGCGTTCGTCAGCGGCGTGCTGCTGCTGGCCCTGGGTGTGGTGCTGGCCGTAGTGTGCCGGTTCCTGCCTGCAACCCGCGGCTACTTCACCGGAGAGCCGTCCGCAGCGTCCCCGGCGGCCGGCTCAACGTCCCGCTAG
- a CDS encoding acyl-CoA dehydrogenase family protein — protein sequence MSNAPEARAEFDADPSDILALDSLLSTDELNTRQRVRDFTHQRIKPGIARWYDDAVFPLELAQELGELGVLGMHLEGYGCPGRSAVEYGLAAMELEAGDSGIRTFVSVQGSLAMTAIHTWGSEDQKQEWLPRMAAGEIIGCFALTEPTAGSDPSAMATLAWRDGPGEEAGWVLNGTKRWIGLASVAGVMVVWAATDDGVHGFLVPAGTPGVTAVPIPQKLSMRASIQCDVVFDDVRLGPEALLPAARGLRGPFTCLNEARYGIAWGAMGAARDSYEAALAYSQERLQFGKPLAGYQLTQEKLVNMLLEIQKGTLLALHLGRLKDAGKLRPEQISLGKLNNVREALAIAREARSILGGNGITLDYSPLRHAANLESVRTYEGTDEVHTLVLGRHITGLNAFR from the coding sequence ATGAGCAATGCCCCTGAAGCGCGGGCGGAATTCGACGCCGATCCTTCCGACATCCTGGCGCTGGACAGCCTGTTGAGCACGGACGAGCTGAACACCCGGCAGAGGGTCCGCGATTTCACCCACCAGCGGATCAAGCCGGGCATCGCGCGCTGGTATGACGACGCCGTCTTCCCCCTGGAACTCGCGCAGGAACTGGGCGAGCTGGGGGTGCTCGGCATGCACCTGGAAGGCTATGGCTGCCCGGGCCGCTCCGCCGTCGAATACGGGCTGGCGGCAATGGAACTGGAAGCCGGCGACTCCGGAATCCGCACGTTTGTTTCCGTGCAGGGCTCGCTGGCGATGACGGCGATCCACACATGGGGCTCAGAGGACCAGAAACAGGAGTGGCTCCCCCGGATGGCCGCCGGTGAAATCATCGGCTGCTTCGCGCTGACCGAGCCTACAGCCGGATCCGATCCCTCAGCCATGGCCACCCTTGCCTGGCGCGACGGGCCAGGCGAGGAGGCAGGCTGGGTGCTGAACGGTACCAAACGCTGGATCGGCCTCGCTTCAGTGGCCGGGGTGATGGTGGTCTGGGCAGCGACCGACGACGGCGTGCACGGCTTCCTGGTGCCGGCCGGCACACCCGGGGTCACAGCCGTCCCGATCCCGCAGAAGCTGTCCATGCGGGCCTCCATCCAGTGCGATGTGGTGTTCGACGACGTCCGGCTGGGTCCCGAGGCGCTGCTGCCGGCTGCCCGGGGCCTGCGCGGCCCGTTCACCTGCTTGAACGAAGCCAGGTACGGCATTGCCTGGGGTGCGATGGGCGCAGCCAGGGACTCGTATGAGGCCGCCCTGGCCTATTCGCAGGAGCGGCTGCAGTTCGGCAAGCCGCTGGCCGGATACCAGCTGACCCAGGAGAAGCTGGTCAACATGCTGCTGGAAATCCAGAAGGGGACGCTCCTCGCGTTGCACCTGGGACGCCTCAAGGACGCCGGAAAGCTGCGGCCCGAGCAGATTTCGCTGGGCAAGCTGAACAACGTCCGGGAAGCCCTTGCGATTGCCCGGGAGGCCCGCTCGATCCTCGGCGGAAACGGCATCACGCTGGACTATTCCCCGCTGCGCCATGCGGCCAACCTGGAATCGGTCCGGACCTATGAGGGCACGGACGAGGTCCATACCCTTGTCCTGGGCCGGCACATCACGGGCCTCAACGCGTTCCGCTGA
- a CDS encoding SDR family oxidoreductase, with protein MESPHAAVRKAALVTGAGRLASIGAGIARHLAAEGWDLVLAYWHDYDARMPWGSEPDDVVRLTAELEAIGAQVHPLAADLQDPAAADRLVAEAVRLAGPLQGMVLSHAESVDSGVLDTSLESFERHFAVNTRASWQLIAAFARQATDDGGAIVALTSDHTAFNLPYGASKGALDRIVIAAARELGPQGISANVLNPGPVDTGWMTDEVRETLTAQQPGGRLGTPADVAGTVAFLLSPAGRWVSGQLIKSDGGFSA; from the coding sequence ATGGAATCTCCGCACGCAGCCGTCCGCAAGGCCGCCCTGGTGACCGGCGCCGGAAGGCTTGCCTCCATCGGGGCAGGCATTGCCCGGCACCTTGCTGCCGAGGGCTGGGACCTGGTGCTGGCTTACTGGCACGACTACGATGCCCGGATGCCCTGGGGAAGCGAGCCGGACGACGTCGTACGCCTGACCGCCGAGCTTGAAGCGATTGGTGCTCAGGTGCATCCGCTGGCGGCAGACCTGCAGGACCCGGCGGCGGCCGACCGGCTCGTGGCTGAGGCGGTACGCCTGGCCGGTCCGCTGCAGGGCATGGTCCTCAGCCATGCGGAATCGGTGGACTCAGGCGTGCTGGACACCAGCCTGGAATCCTTCGAGCGGCACTTCGCCGTGAACACCCGCGCGAGCTGGCAGCTGATTGCCGCGTTTGCCCGGCAGGCAACGGACGACGGCGGCGCGATCGTTGCGCTGACCAGTGACCACACGGCGTTCAACCTTCCCTACGGCGCCTCCAAGGGTGCGCTGGACCGGATCGTGATCGCGGCCGCCCGGGAACTGGGACCGCAGGGGATCTCGGCGAACGTGCTGAACCCGGGCCCGGTGGACACGGGCTGGATGACCGACGAGGTACGGGAAACGCTGACCGCCCAGCAGCCGGGCGGGCGGCTGGGCACTCCGGCGGACGTTGCAGGGACTGTGGCGTTCCTGCTCTCACCCGCCGGACGCTGGGTCTCCGGCCAGCTGATCAAGTCCGACGGCGGCTTCTCGGCCTGA
- a CDS encoding cystathionine gamma-synthase yields the protein MSASHTQGFNTRAVHAGQAFEPRTGAVVPPLHFSSTYAQDGIGGLRAGYEYGRGGNPTRDALQEQLAALEGGTHAYSFSSGLAAEDSLIRALTRPGDHIVLGNDAYGGTYRLISRVLGGWGIGNTPVDMADLDAVRTAVAANKTRFVWVETPSNPLMKITDIAALAEVAHDAGALLVVDNTFASPYLQTPLALGADVVVHSTTKYIGGHSDVVGGAVVVKDADLAEKIGFVQFAVGAVSGPMDAFLTTRGLKTLGVRMDRHSLNGQAVAEWLLERPEVEAVLYPGLPSHPGHELAKRQMRSFGGMVSVQFKGGEAAARKVAESTSVFTLAESLGGIESLMNYPSEMTHASVKGTELAVPVNLLRLSCGIEDVEDLVADLEQAFNTLP from the coding sequence ATGTCCGCCTCGCACACCCAAGGTTTCAACACCCGCGCCGTCCACGCCGGCCAGGCCTTCGAGCCCCGCACCGGCGCGGTGGTGCCGCCCCTGCACTTCAGTTCCACCTATGCCCAGGACGGCATCGGCGGGCTGCGCGCCGGGTATGAGTACGGCCGCGGCGGCAACCCCACCCGGGACGCCCTGCAGGAACAGCTCGCCGCGCTCGAGGGCGGGACACACGCCTACAGCTTCAGCTCCGGCCTGGCAGCGGAGGACTCACTCATCCGCGCCCTGACCCGGCCCGGGGACCACATCGTTCTCGGCAACGACGCCTACGGCGGGACCTACCGGCTGATCAGCCGCGTCCTGGGCGGCTGGGGGATCGGCAACACCCCCGTGGACATGGCAGACCTGGACGCCGTCCGCACGGCAGTGGCCGCCAACAAGACCAGGTTCGTGTGGGTGGAAACCCCGTCCAACCCGCTGATGAAGATCACCGACATCGCGGCGCTCGCGGAGGTAGCGCACGACGCCGGGGCCCTCCTGGTGGTGGACAACACCTTCGCATCGCCCTACCTGCAGACCCCGCTCGCCCTGGGTGCCGACGTCGTGGTCCACTCGACCACCAAGTACATTGGCGGGCATTCGGACGTGGTGGGCGGCGCCGTCGTGGTTAAGGACGCCGACCTGGCGGAGAAGATCGGCTTCGTGCAGTTCGCAGTAGGTGCCGTCTCCGGCCCCATGGACGCCTTCCTCACCACCCGTGGGCTGAAGACGCTCGGGGTGCGGATGGACCGGCACAGCCTCAATGGCCAGGCCGTGGCGGAGTGGCTGCTGGAACGCCCGGAAGTGGAAGCTGTCCTGTACCCGGGCCTGCCGTCCCACCCGGGCCACGAGCTGGCAAAGAGGCAGATGCGGAGCTTTGGCGGCATGGTCTCGGTGCAGTTCAAGGGCGGCGAGGCGGCTGCGCGGAAGGTGGCCGAATCGACCTCAGTGTTCACGCTGGCGGAGTCGCTCGGCGGCATCGAGTCGCTGATGAACTACCCGTCGGAGATGACCCACGCCTCGGTCAAGGGCACCGAACTCGCCGTTCCGGTGAACCTGCTGCGCCTGTCCTGCGGGATCGAGGATGTGGAGGACCTGGTGGCGGACCTGGAGCAGGCGTTCAACACGCTGCCCTAG
- a CDS encoding cystathionine beta-synthase, producing MKYAQSILDLIGNTPLIKLNHVTDGVKATVLVKLEYLNPGGSIKDRIAAKMIEDAEREGKLQPGGTIVEPTSGNTGVGLALVAQQKGYKCVFVVPDKVGEDKRAVLQAYGAEVVVTPTAVPPDSPQSYYGVSDRIVRETPGAYKPDQFSNPAAPKSHYQTTGPEIWRDTDGKVTHCVIGAGTGGTITGTGRFLKEASAGRPESDGGVVRIIAADPEGSVYSGGTGRPYFVEGVGEDMWPANYDKSVPDQVIAVSDADSFAMTRRLAREEGLLVGGSSGMAVAAALKAARDLPESAVVVVILPDSGRGYLAKIFNDQWMRSYGFLSGGEETSVGEVIKSKNGELPDLVHIHPNESVRDVINIMNEYGVSHIPVLSQEPPVVMGEVLGAVDERSLTAKLFRGEAKLTDKISEHMGPKLPVIGSLETISAARELLSDVDTVMVTFVGAPIGILTRHDLLAYLSN from the coding sequence ATGAAGTACGCCCAGTCCATCCTGGACCTCATCGGCAATACCCCGCTCATCAAACTCAACCACGTGACGGACGGCGTCAAGGCCACAGTCCTGGTGAAACTGGAGTACTTGAACCCCGGCGGATCCATCAAGGACCGCATCGCGGCCAAGATGATCGAGGATGCCGAGCGCGAGGGCAAGCTGCAGCCCGGCGGCACCATCGTGGAGCCGACCTCCGGCAACACCGGCGTTGGGCTGGCGCTGGTGGCCCAGCAAAAGGGCTACAAATGCGTCTTCGTGGTGCCGGACAAAGTGGGCGAGGACAAGCGCGCAGTCCTGCAGGCGTACGGTGCCGAAGTGGTAGTTACCCCTACCGCCGTGCCCCCGGACAGCCCGCAGAGCTACTACGGCGTTTCGGACCGGATCGTGCGGGAAACCCCGGGTGCGTACAAGCCGGACCAGTTCTCAAACCCGGCGGCACCCAAGAGCCACTACCAGACCACCGGCCCGGAGATCTGGCGCGATACCGACGGCAAGGTCACGCACTGCGTGATCGGCGCCGGCACCGGCGGCACCATCACCGGCACGGGCCGGTTCCTCAAGGAGGCCTCGGCCGGCAGGCCGGAGTCCGACGGCGGCGTGGTCCGGATCATCGCAGCCGACCCCGAGGGTTCGGTCTACTCCGGCGGAACCGGCCGGCCCTACTTCGTTGAGGGCGTGGGCGAGGACATGTGGCCCGCCAACTACGACAAGTCGGTGCCGGACCAGGTGATCGCCGTCAGCGACGCCGATTCCTTCGCGATGACCCGGCGCCTGGCCAGGGAGGAAGGACTCCTGGTGGGCGGCTCCTCAGGCATGGCTGTAGCAGCCGCCCTGAAAGCCGCGCGGGACCTGCCGGAAAGTGCCGTCGTCGTCGTTATCCTGCCGGACTCCGGACGCGGCTACCTGGCCAAGATCTTCAACGACCAGTGGATGCGCTCCTACGGCTTCCTGTCCGGCGGCGAGGAGACCTCGGTGGGTGAGGTCATCAAATCCAAGAACGGCGAACTGCCGGACCTGGTCCACATCCACCCCAACGAGTCCGTGCGCGACGTCATCAACATCATGAACGAGTACGGCGTCAGCCACATCCCGGTCCTCTCCCAGGAGCCGCCGGTGGTCATGGGCGAGGTGCTGGGCGCGGTGGATGAGCGCAGCCTCACGGCCAAGCTGTTCCGCGGCGAAGCCAAGCTCACGGACAAGATCTCCGAACACATGGGCCCCAAGCTGCCCGTCATCGGTTCGCTGGAAACCATCTCGGCCGCCAGGGAGCTGCTCTCGGACGTGGACACCGTCATGGTCACGTTCGTGGGCGCCCCCATCGGCATCCTCACCCGGCACGACCTCCTGGCCTACCTCAGCAACTGA